The Streptomonospora litoralis genome window below encodes:
- a CDS encoding exonuclease SbcCD subunit D: MRLLHTSDWHLGRSFHRENLIDAQAAFVDHLVDTVRTERIDVVAVAGDLYDRALPPVDAVRLFGEALRRIRDTGARAVLISGNHDSMARLDYATDLIDASGIHLRSSLESVGSPVLIDDDHGPVAFYGIPYLEPEIARPHWGLDERGHTAVLSHAMERVRADLAARPPGTRSVVLSHAFVSGGEPSDSERDISVGGASHVPLPVFAGTDYTALGHLHGRQTMAESVRYSGSPLAYSFSEEHQVKGCWIVDLGPAGLASAEFAEAPVPRPVARISGRIDDLLTGERWERYTGHWLQVTLTDPLRPAFPMDRLRERFPHTLVLDFAPDDRRPEDDRSWSRRTADRSESDLVLDFVDWARGEPATGAERDLVSAAFEDIRRREAAR, from the coding sequence ATGCGCCTCTTGCACACCTCCGACTGGCATCTGGGACGCTCCTTCCACCGCGAGAACCTCATCGACGCCCAGGCGGCGTTCGTCGACCACCTCGTCGACACCGTCCGCACGGAGCGCATCGACGTCGTCGCGGTCGCCGGCGACCTCTACGACCGCGCCCTGCCGCCCGTGGACGCCGTGCGGCTGTTCGGCGAGGCGCTGCGCCGCATCCGCGACACCGGCGCGCGGGCGGTGCTGATCAGCGGCAACCACGACTCCATGGCCCGCCTCGACTACGCCACCGACCTCATCGACGCCTCCGGCATCCACCTGCGCTCCTCCCTGGAGTCCGTCGGCTCGCCGGTGCTGATCGACGACGACCACGGCCCGGTCGCCTTCTACGGCATCCCCTACCTGGAACCCGAGATCGCCCGCCCGCACTGGGGGCTCGACGAGCGCGGCCACACGGCGGTGCTGAGCCACGCGATGGAGCGCGTGCGCGCCGACCTCGCCGCGCGCCCGCCCGGTACCCGCTCGGTGGTGCTCTCCCACGCCTTCGTCAGCGGCGGCGAGCCCTCCGACAGCGAACGCGACATCTCCGTCGGCGGCGCCTCGCACGTTCCGCTGCCGGTGTTCGCGGGCACCGACTACACCGCGCTGGGCCACCTGCACGGCCGCCAGACCATGGCCGAGTCCGTGCGCTACTCCGGCTCGCCGCTGGCCTACTCCTTCTCCGAGGAGCACCAGGTCAAAGGCTGCTGGATCGTCGACCTCGGCCCGGCGGGGCTCGCCTCCGCCGAGTTCGCCGAAGCCCCGGTGCCGCGCCCGGTCGCCCGCATCAGCGGCCGCATCGACGACCTGCTCACCGGCGAGCGCTGGGAGCGCTACACCGGCCACTGGCTGCAGGTCACCCTCACCGACCCGCTGCGCCCGGCCTTCCCGATGGACCGGCTGCGTGAACGGTTCCCGCACACCCTGGTGCTCGACTTCGCCCCCGACGACCGCCGCCCCGAGGACGACCGCAGCTGGTCGCGGCGCACGGCCGACCGCTCCGAGTCCGACCTGGTGCTGGACTTCGTCGACTGGGCGCGCGGCGAGCCCGCCACCGGCGCGGAGCGCGACCTCGTATCCGCCGCCTTCGAAGACATCCGCCGCAGGGAGGCCGCCCGCTGA
- a CDS encoding ABC transporter ATP-binding protein: MNEPDERDERDTGEQAAPDADRNARGPVGEAAGAGGGGPGPGEYLQVADLSVTYRTAGGDVPAVRGVSFGLQPGSKLGVAGESGCGKSTVALALLRLLPRTARTGGRVLLDGEDVLAMRWGRLRAVRWAGASIVFQGAMHSLNPVHRVGAQIAEPVLLHGGAKPARARERVAELLEQVGLPAWRSRSYPHELSGGQRQRAVIAMALACEPRLIIADEPTTALDVMIQAQILRLIDDLVTGLDISMLMISHDLSVLADTCDRLAVMYAGRIVEEGPAEEVFAGARHPYSAALSAAFPRVGDPASRRAPRGLPGDPPDPAALPRGCSFGPRCPEAQQRCAEVDPVLWPAGGRRSAACVRVLSDEGARAAGVPPARPREEGAADTSRLDRGGEDDRAPAPDSAPQPEETR, translated from the coding sequence ATGAACGAACCGGACGAGCGCGACGAGCGGGACACGGGCGAGCAGGCGGCGCCGGACGCGGACCGGAACGCGCGCGGCCCCGTCGGCGAAGCGGCCGGTGCGGGCGGCGGCGGCCCGGGGCCCGGCGAGTACCTCCAGGTCGCCGACCTGTCCGTCACCTACCGCACCGCCGGCGGCGACGTGCCCGCCGTGCGCGGCGTCTCCTTCGGCCTGCAGCCGGGCAGCAAACTCGGCGTGGCGGGGGAGTCGGGCTGCGGCAAGTCCACGGTGGCGCTGGCACTGCTGCGGCTGCTGCCGCGCACCGCGCGCACCGGCGGACGGGTGCTGCTGGACGGCGAGGACGTGTTGGCCATGCGGTGGGGCCGGCTGCGCGCGGTGCGCTGGGCGGGCGCCTCCATCGTCTTCCAAGGGGCCATGCACTCGCTCAATCCCGTCCACCGCGTCGGCGCCCAGATCGCCGAGCCCGTACTGCTGCACGGCGGCGCGAAGCCCGCCCGGGCGCGCGAGCGGGTCGCCGAACTGCTGGAGCAGGTGGGGCTGCCCGCCTGGCGGTCGCGGTCCTATCCCCACGAACTCTCCGGCGGGCAGCGCCAGCGGGCCGTGATCGCCATGGCGCTCGCGTGCGAGCCGCGGCTGATCATCGCCGACGAGCCCACCACCGCGCTGGACGTGATGATCCAGGCGCAGATCCTGCGGCTCATCGACGACCTGGTCACCGGGCTGGACATCAGCATGCTGATGATCAGCCACGACCTGTCGGTGCTCGCCGACACCTGCGACCGGCTCGCGGTCATGTACGCCGGACGCATCGTCGAGGAGGGGCCGGCCGAGGAGGTCTTCGCCGGCGCCCGCCACCCCTACAGCGCGGCGCTGAGCGCGGCGTTCCCCCGGGTGGGCGATCCCGCGTCGCGGCGCGCCCCGCGCGGGCTGCCGGGCGACCCGCCCGATCCGGCAGCCCTGCCCCGCGGCTGCTCCTTCGGGCCCCGCTGCCCCGAGGCCCAGCAGCGCTGCGCGGAGGTCGACCCCGTGCTGTGGCCCGCCGGAGGGCGGCGCAGCGCCGCGTGCGTGCGGGTGCTCTCGGACGAGGGTGCGCGCGCCGCGGGCGTGCCGCCCGCGCGGCCCCGGGAGGAGGGCGCAGCGGACACGAGCCGTCTCGACAGGGGCGGCGAGGACGACCGGGCGCCGGCCCCCGACTCGGCGCCGCAACCCGAGGAGACGCGATGA
- a CDS encoding AAA family ATPase: MRLHTLTVRAFGPFADTETVDFDRLGDGGLFLIHGPTGAGKTSVLDAVCFALYGRVPGVREAARSPRSNHAASGTAPEVTLELTVRGRRLHILRSPAWQRPKKRGKGTTEEKAKVVVREFADGSWNGLTNRPDEAGQLVDDVLGLSLAQFCQIVLLPQGDFARFLRADAKERRAGLERIFATGVFAQVEEWLADHANERRQEAERAESEVTRKAGLIAEVGRSARPEANSARGAEDLEALAPWAAELASVAAATADDTAQAADAAVRERDAARGALQEGRELEQRRQRRAEALRREGDLAEQAPRRAALQEELEAAERAAAVMPLVRSAEDRRTRLEKADLAAAERLRLVRALAAAGEDGSAAAGADGDAAADGPGDPSSPGSPGLAEDGDLAAAERLGLLDDPASALGGDTDGAAEQGGSETPDRRREALAAAERDRRDEAARLEQLRGDADHLRSVHEDVERAEAQTARAQRDLGACREQAAALPERRARVAAELEEARGRTGSRDSAEAALEFARTREESVQAAHRLAGELAGAQERRRSRVDAAQAARDRLQEIRGARIEGMAAELAERLEAGEACPVCGSAEHPEPAVGAADRPSPADEETAAEAAAKADEERTAAENAVAEVQARLDAAQDGTGGMSGDAATELLDRRRAELERVDAAAVEVERLAADLERIDTQVEKTRTDESELTREIAELDKVRETRAAEAARLADKLDTARGPDPDLATRIGRLSEEAELLTAAVRALDDRAGAAEELRAAEHEAHAAATGAGFSGSHQVRAAERGDADRRALHEKIRAHDDEAARVREILDDPGLAAAGSLPAPDVAGLTAAAERAADAADHALRWRDRFADQADRLAELRHGLEDLLSASRPARHRHSVADGLARLAAGTAADNRENVRLSAYVLAARLEQVVAAANDRLATMAAGRYELRHTVDKAAGDRSRSGGGLGLRVLDGWTGQERDPATLSGGETFVASLALALGLGDVATQGAGGSEINTLFIDEGFGTLDEDTLEEVLEVLDSLRDGGRAVGVVSHVADLRTRITTRLRVAKTATGSSLHQTG, from the coding sequence ATGCGCCTGCACACCCTCACCGTCCGGGCCTTCGGCCCCTTCGCCGACACCGAGACCGTCGACTTCGACCGCCTCGGCGACGGCGGCCTGTTCCTGATCCACGGCCCCACCGGCGCGGGCAAGACCTCGGTGCTGGACGCGGTGTGCTTCGCGCTCTACGGCCGCGTGCCCGGCGTGCGCGAGGCGGCGCGGTCGCCGCGCAGCAACCACGCCGCCTCCGGCACCGCTCCCGAGGTCACGCTGGAGCTGACCGTGCGCGGGCGGCGGCTGCACATCTTGCGCAGCCCCGCCTGGCAGCGGCCCAAGAAACGCGGGAAGGGCACCACCGAGGAGAAGGCCAAGGTCGTCGTCCGGGAATTCGCCGACGGCTCGTGGAACGGCCTGACCAACCGGCCCGACGAGGCCGGGCAGCTGGTGGACGACGTGCTCGGGCTGTCTCTCGCCCAGTTCTGCCAGATCGTGCTGCTGCCCCAGGGCGACTTCGCGCGGTTCCTGCGCGCCGACGCCAAAGAGCGGCGGGCCGGCTTGGAGCGCATCTTCGCCACCGGGGTGTTCGCCCAGGTCGAGGAGTGGCTGGCCGACCATGCGAACGAGCGCCGCCAGGAGGCCGAGCGCGCCGAGTCGGAGGTCACCCGAAAAGCCGGCCTGATCGCCGAGGTCGGCCGCTCGGCCCGGCCGGAGGCGAACTCCGCGCGGGGCGCCGAGGACCTGGAGGCGCTGGCGCCGTGGGCGGCCGAGCTGGCCTCGGTCGCGGCCGCTACGGCGGACGACACCGCCCAGGCGGCCGATGCGGCCGTGCGCGAGCGCGACGCGGCCCGCGGCGCGCTGCAGGAGGGCCGCGAGCTGGAACAGCGCCGGCAGCGACGCGCCGAAGCGCTGCGCCGCGAAGGCGACCTCGCCGAGCAGGCGCCCCGGCGGGCGGCGCTGCAGGAGGAGCTGGAGGCGGCCGAGCGCGCGGCCGCGGTCATGCCGCTGGTCCGCAGCGCCGAGGACCGCCGCACCCGACTGGAGAAGGCCGACCTCGCTGCGGCCGAGCGGCTGAGGCTGGTGCGCGCGCTCGCGGCCGCGGGCGAGGACGGGAGCGCGGCCGCAGGCGCGGACGGGGACGCGGCGGCGGACGGGCCCGGCGACCCCTCCTCGCCCGGATCACCCGGCTTGGCGGAGGACGGCGACCTGGCCGCGGCCGAGCGGCTCGGGCTGCTGGACGATCCCGCCTCCGCGCTCGGCGGCGACACGGACGGCGCCGCGGAACAGGGCGGCTCCGAGACGCCGGACCGCCGGCGCGAGGCGCTCGCCGCGGCCGAGCGCGACCGGCGCGACGAGGCCGCCCGCCTGGAGCAACTGCGCGGCGATGCCGACCACCTGCGGTCCGTGCACGAGGATGTCGAGCGCGCGGAGGCCCAGACGGCACGGGCGCAGCGCGACCTCGGCGCGTGCCGGGAGCAGGCCGCCGCACTGCCGGAGCGGCGCGCCCGCGTCGCCGCCGAACTGGAGGAGGCCCGCGGCCGGACGGGATCGCGCGATAGCGCCGAGGCCGCGCTCGAATTCGCCCGCACCCGGGAGGAGTCGGTGCAGGCGGCACACCGGCTCGCCGGCGAACTGGCGGGGGCGCAGGAGCGGCGGCGCAGCCGGGTCGACGCCGCGCAGGCGGCCCGCGACCGGTTGCAGGAGATCCGCGGGGCCCGCATCGAGGGCATGGCGGCCGAGCTGGCCGAGCGACTGGAGGCGGGCGAGGCGTGCCCGGTGTGCGGGTCGGCCGAGCACCCGGAACCCGCTGTCGGCGCCGCCGACCGGCCTTCCCCGGCAGACGAGGAGACGGCCGCCGAGGCCGCCGCGAAGGCCGACGAGGAGCGCACCGCCGCCGAGAACGCGGTCGCCGAGGTCCAGGCGCGCCTGGACGCGGCCCAGGACGGCACCGGGGGCATGAGCGGGGACGCCGCCACCGAACTGCTCGACCGGCGGCGGGCGGAGCTGGAGCGCGTCGACGCCGCCGCGGTCGAGGTCGAGCGGCTCGCCGCCGATCTGGAGCGGATCGACACACAGGTCGAGAAAACGCGCACCGATGAGTCGGAGCTGACCCGCGAGATCGCCGAACTGGACAAGGTCCGCGAGACGCGGGCCGCCGAGGCCGCACGGCTCGCCGATAAGCTCGACACCGCACGGGGCCCAGACCCCGACCTGGCCACGCGCATCGGCAGGCTGAGCGAGGAGGCCGAGCTGCTCACGGCGGCGGTGCGGGCGCTCGACGACCGCGCCGGTGCGGCCGAGGAGCTGCGCGCCGCCGAGCACGAGGCACACGCCGCCGCGACCGGGGCCGGTTTCAGCGGTTCCCATCAGGTGCGGGCCGCCGAGCGCGGCGACGCGGACCGCCGCGCGCTGCACGAGAAGATCCGCGCCCACGACGACGAGGCGGCCCGCGTCCGCGAGATCCTCGACGACCCCGGCCTGGCGGCGGCCGGCTCGCTGCCCGCACCGGACGTGGCGGGACTGACCGCGGCTGCCGAGCGCGCCGCGGACGCCGCCGACCACGCCCTGCGCTGGCGCGACCGCTTCGCCGATCAGGCGGACCGCCTGGCCGAACTGCGGCACGGCCTGGAGGACCTGCTCTCCGCCTCGCGTCCGGCCCGCCACCGGCACAGCGTCGCCGACGGCCTGGCCCGGCTCGCGGCGGGAACCGCGGCCGACAACCGGGAGAACGTGCGGCTGTCGGCCTACGTGCTGGCCGCCCGCCTGGAGCAGGTGGTGGCCGCCGCCAACGATCGGCTGGCCACGATGGCCGCCGGGCGCTACGAGCTCCGCCACACCGTGGACAAGGCCGCGGGCGACCGGTCGCGCTCGGGCGGCGGGCTGGGTCTGCGCGTCCTGGACGGCTGGACCGGACAGGAGCGCGACCCCGCCACCCTGTCGGGCGGCGAGACCTTCGTGGCGTCCCTGGCCCTGGCCCTCGGCCTCGGCGACGTCGCCACGCAAGGCGCGGGGGGCAGTGAGATCAACACCCTCTTCATCGACGAGGGCTTCGGCACCCTGGACGAGGACACCCTGGAGGAGGTCCTGGAGGTCCTCGACTCCCTCCGCGACGGCGGCCGCGCCGTCGGCGTCGTCAGCCACGTCGCCGACCTCCGCACCCGGATCACCACCCGCCTGCGCGTGGCCAAGACCGCGACGGGTTCCAGCCTCCACCAGACGGGATGA
- a CDS encoding ABC transporter permease, with protein MSRAALVWTRRRRAMAGYARAFAANRGGMAGLAVLALIAAAALAAPLFIEPAALTLTGADGGRFRPPGPGYPLGTDAFGRSVLDLVVWGARISLTVGFLAAFVSVALGTLIGVVAGHYGGWAGNVLMRVTDWFAVLPALVMAVALAAVMTRSTLTIIIAIGVTAWPTTARVVRAQTLAVEARPFIERARALGGGHAHVMVRHVLPNVMPVVLAQTTLLVAEAILMEATLAFLGLGDPGTISWGGIIQEARNAGAISSGIWWYMVPPGVAIAVVALSFTMCGRALEGVLDPRLRERR; from the coding sequence ATGAGCCGCGCCGCGCTGGTCTGGACACGCCGCCGCCGTGCCATGGCGGGCTACGCCCGCGCCTTCGCGGCCAACCGCGGCGGCATGGCGGGGCTGGCCGTGCTGGCGCTGATCGCGGCGGCCGCGCTCGCCGCCCCGCTGTTCATCGAGCCCGCCGCGCTCACGCTCACCGGCGCCGACGGCGGCCGGTTCCGACCTCCCGGGCCCGGCTACCCGCTGGGTACCGACGCCTTCGGCCGCTCCGTGCTGGACCTGGTGGTGTGGGGAGCGCGGATCTCGCTGACCGTGGGGTTCCTGGCGGCGTTCGTGTCGGTGGCGCTGGGCACGCTCATCGGGGTGGTCGCCGGACACTACGGCGGATGGGCCGGCAACGTGCTGATGCGCGTCACCGACTGGTTCGCGGTGCTGCCCGCCCTGGTGATGGCGGTCGCGCTGGCCGCCGTGATGACCCGCAGCACGCTGACCATCATCATCGCCATCGGTGTCACCGCCTGGCCCACCACCGCCCGCGTTGTTCGGGCCCAGACCCTCGCGGTGGAGGCGCGGCCCTTCATCGAGCGCGCGCGGGCACTGGGCGGCGGCCACGCCCACGTCATGGTGCGGCACGTGCTGCCCAACGTCATGCCGGTGGTGCTGGCCCAGACGACACTGCTGGTCGCCGAGGCCATCCTGATGGAGGCCACCCTGGCGTTCCTCGGACTCGGCGACCCCGGCACGATCTCCTGGGGCGGGATCATCCAGGAGGCGCGCAACGCGGGGGCCATCAGTTCGGGCATCTGGTGGTACATGGTGCCGCCGGGCGTGGCGATCGCGGTGGTCGCGCTGTCGTTCACCATGTGCGGCCGCGCCCTGGAGGGCGTACTCGACCCCCGGCTGCGGGAGCGGCGATGA
- a CDS encoding ABC transporter substrate-binding protein, protein MARQQDRFRPPSRPPKTLTNRPAVRTASALTAAALAAAPGLTAASSASADSENGGATLTVAASQPVDSLSPFLAQRLISTSIHRLAYDYLTNYDPETNEPIPGLAESWETSEGGLTWTYTIREDATWSDGEPVTAEDAAWTYTTMMEDEGAATANGNFVANFESVEAVDATTLRIELEEPQATMLALDIPIVPEHIWKDVEDFSTFDNGDFPIVGSGPFVITGHEPNQSITLKANEDYWREPPKFDRLVFRYMPEQDAQVEALRAGEVSFVGGLTPAQADALKETENVTVNTADGKRFQGFTVNPGARTRDGEGFGDGHPALEDRVLRRAIMRAVDKDEIVESVYGGYAQAAGGYIPARYDTYHWTPGDSRRLSFDPEAANRMLDEAGYERGDDGVRVSPAGDRLKLRMHVHNDRPDYVAMGKLLVERLADIGIEVVNRTVDPGVLSDALYSGEYDLIFTGWTVNPDPDYVLGIHTCGALPEEPGTMRSDSYFCDRDYDRLYEKQLAAYDDRGARAEAVAEMQRILYEQAVVNVLTYADTLEAYRSDQIASIQVQPDPGGNIWGQDGHWSWSSAVPADSRASAAAGASPWAMAGTGAAVLVAIGGGVYLLRRRAATAEDRE, encoded by the coding sequence ATGGCCCGACAGCAGGATCGCTTCCGCCCGCCCTCCCGGCCGCCGAAGACGCTGACGAACCGCCCCGCTGTGCGCACCGCATCCGCGCTCACCGCCGCCGCCCTCGCCGCCGCCCCCGGCCTGACGGCCGCCTCCTCCGCCTCCGCCGACTCCGAAAACGGCGGCGCCACACTCACCGTCGCCGCCTCCCAACCGGTCGACTCACTCAGCCCCTTCCTCGCCCAGCGGCTCATCAGCACCAGCATCCACCGGCTCGCCTACGACTACCTGACCAACTACGACCCCGAGACCAACGAGCCCATCCCCGGTCTGGCCGAGTCCTGGGAGACCTCCGAAGGCGGGCTGACGTGGACCTACACCATCCGCGAAGACGCCACCTGGAGCGACGGCGAGCCCGTGACCGCCGAGGACGCCGCCTGGACCTACACGACGATGATGGAGGACGAGGGCGCCGCCACCGCCAACGGCAACTTCGTCGCCAACTTCGAGAGCGTGGAGGCCGTCGACGCCACCACCCTGCGGATCGAACTGGAGGAGCCGCAGGCCACCATGCTCGCGCTGGACATCCCCATCGTGCCCGAGCACATCTGGAAGGACGTCGAGGACTTCTCCACCTTCGACAACGGCGATTTCCCGATCGTCGGCAGCGGCCCCTTCGTCATCACCGGCCACGAGCCCAATCAGTCGATCACGCTGAAGGCCAACGAGGACTACTGGCGCGAGCCGCCGAAGTTCGACCGCCTGGTCTTCCGCTACATGCCCGAGCAGGACGCCCAGGTCGAGGCGTTGCGGGCGGGAGAGGTGTCCTTCGTCGGCGGCCTGACCCCCGCGCAGGCCGACGCGCTGAAGGAGACCGAGAACGTCACCGTCAACACCGCCGACGGCAAGCGGTTCCAGGGGTTCACTGTCAACCCCGGCGCCCGCACCCGAGACGGCGAGGGGTTCGGCGACGGCCACCCCGCGCTCGAAGACCGGGTGCTGCGGCGGGCCATCATGCGCGCCGTCGACAAGGACGAGATCGTCGAATCCGTCTACGGCGGCTACGCCCAGGCCGCCGGCGGCTACATCCCCGCCCGCTACGACACCTACCACTGGACGCCCGGCGACTCCCGGCGCCTGTCCTTCGACCCCGAAGCCGCCAACCGCATGCTCGACGAGGCCGGCTACGAGCGGGGCGACGACGGTGTGCGCGTCTCGCCCGCGGGCGACCGGCTCAAGCTGCGCATGCACGTGCACAACGACCGCCCCGACTACGTCGCCATGGGCAAGCTGCTGGTGGAGCGCCTGGCCGACATCGGCATCGAGGTCGTCAACCGCACCGTCGACCCCGGTGTGCTCAGCGACGCCCTCTACAGCGGCGAGTACGACCTGATCTTCACCGGCTGGACCGTCAACCCCGACCCCGACTACGTGCTGGGCATCCACACCTGCGGCGCGCTGCCCGAGGAGCCCGGCACCATGCGCAGCGACTCCTACTTCTGCGACCGGGACTACGACCGCCTCTACGAGAAGCAGCTCGCCGCCTACGACGACCGCGGCGCCCGCGCCGAAGCCGTCGCCGAGATGCAGCGGATCCTCTACGAGCAGGCCGTCGTCAACGTGCTGACCTACGCCGACACGCTGGAGGCCTACCGCTCCGACCAGATCGCCTCCATCCAGGTCCAGCCCGACCCCGGCGGCAACATCTGGGGCCAGGACGGCCACTGGTCGTGGAGTTCGGCGGTGCCCGCGGACTCCCGCGCGAGCGCGGCGGCAGGCGCGTCTCCGTGGGCGATGGCCGGGACCGGCGCGGCCGTGCTGGTCGCGATCGGCGGGGGCGTGTACCTCCTCCGCCGCCGCGCCGCCACCGCCGAGGACCGCGAGTAG
- a CDS encoding metal-dependent hydrolase, whose translation MMGHAHALSGIVGWMAVVPLLDGHEFFGLRFDLGPGEIVAGSLVCAGAALIPDLDAKSSTITQTYGVVTRGLSAAFNWIFGGHRNGTHSLLFALLMGGLTQALALWSELAVQIFVFLLLGIAFNGLGLGNDKNRLASEVINAMGTAAVTLALYASGVNYAWIGVAVAFGCLLHFAGDMATELGVPLLWPASKYRFGRNIGFTTDGKVERNIVTPGLTIAILLLSFYLFPWPELLPQA comes from the coding sequence ATGATGGGGCACGCGCACGCGCTCAGCGGCATAGTCGGTTGGATGGCGGTAGTACCGCTCCTCGACGGACACGAATTCTTCGGACTGCGATTCGACCTCGGCCCCGGGGAGATCGTCGCCGGCTCGCTGGTGTGCGCGGGGGCCGCCCTCATCCCCGACCTGGACGCCAAGAGCTCCACCATCACCCAGACCTACGGGGTCGTCACCCGCGGGCTGAGCGCCGCCTTCAACTGGATTTTCGGCGGCCACCGCAACGGCACCCACTCCCTGCTGTTCGCGCTGCTGATGGGCGGGCTGACCCAGGCTCTGGCGCTGTGGTCGGAGCTGGCCGTGCAGATCTTCGTGTTCCTGCTCCTCGGCATCGCCTTCAACGGGCTGGGACTGGGCAACGACAAGAACCGCCTGGCCTCCGAGGTCATAAACGCGATGGGCACGGCCGCCGTCACGCTGGCCCTTTACGCCTCCGGGGTCAACTACGCCTGGATCGGCGTCGCGGTCGCGTTCGGCTGCCTGCTGCACTTCGCGGGCGACATGGCCACCGAGCTCGGCGTACCGCTGCTGTGGCCGGCCTCGAAGTACCGCTTCGGGCGGAACATCGGGTTCACCACCGACGGCAAGGTCGAGCGGAACATCGTCACACCGGGTCTGACGATCGCCATACTGCTGCTCTCCTTCTACCTGTTCCCGTGGCCGGAGCTGCTGCCGCAGGCGTGA
- a CDS encoding ABC transporter permease, with protein MDTSSDTGDGAPHRLGPGPPAEGGAGGARPRRAGGTAGGAARPGLHPAVRYLGGRVLTALVSLFAVMVTSFFLFRVLPGDPVAALTQGRSVTVEQLEAMRRDFGLDQPLPQQFLDYCLGMLTLDFGMSYQYRVPVADLIVERLGPTLLLAGTGTVIAAVLGLVLGTRAGWRRGSLMDRVDTGVALTLWSVPSFWLGLLLIVLLASGAGLFPTSGMSSPGAQGAFAAALDTAHHMVLPVATMVAVVYAQYMMIMRSSLLDEMGADYLTTARAKGLRDALVLRRHAVPNALLPTVTLIFLNLGRVVSGVILIETVFAWPGLGSLFYSGLRVPDLPIVQALFVVFAGSVILMNLLADLVYPLLDPRVRT; from the coding sequence GTGGACACCTCCTCGGACACCGGCGACGGCGCGCCGCACCGCCTCGGCCCCGGACCGCCGGCGGAAGGGGGAGCGGGTGGCGCCCGACCCCGGCGGGCCGGGGGCACCGCGGGCGGCGCCGCCCGGCCCGGCCTGCACCCGGCCGTGCGCTACCTGGGCGGGCGCGTGCTGACCGCCCTGGTGTCGCTGTTCGCCGTCATGGTCACCAGCTTCTTCCTGTTCCGGGTGCTGCCCGGCGACCCGGTGGCCGCGCTCACCCAGGGGCGGTCGGTCACCGTCGAGCAGTTGGAGGCCATGCGCCGCGACTTCGGCCTGGACCAGCCGCTGCCGCAGCAGTTCCTCGACTACTGCCTGGGCATGCTCACCCTGGACTTCGGCATGTCCTACCAGTACCGCGTGCCGGTCGCCGACCTCATCGTCGAGCGGCTCGGGCCGACACTGCTGCTGGCGGGCACCGGAACCGTCATCGCCGCGGTCCTGGGCCTGGTGCTGGGCACGCGGGCGGGCTGGCGGCGGGGTTCGCTCATGGACCGCGTCGACACCGGGGTCGCGCTGACCCTGTGGTCCGTGCCCTCCTTCTGGCTGGGCCTGCTGCTGATCGTGCTGCTGGCCTCGGGCGCGGGGCTGTTCCCCACCAGCGGCATGTCCAGCCCCGGTGCGCAGGGCGCGTTCGCCGCCGCGCTGGACACCGCCCACCACATGGTGCTCCCGGTGGCGACCATGGTGGCGGTGGTCTACGCCCAGTACATGATGATCATGCGCTCGTCGCTGCTGGACGAGATGGGCGCCGACTACCTGACCACCGCCCGCGCGAAGGGGCTGCGCGACGCGCTGGTGCTGCGCCGCCACGCCGTGCCCAACGCGCTGCTGCCCACCGTCACGCTGATCTTCCTCAACCTCGGCCGCGTGGTCTCGGGGGTGATCCTGATCGAGACGGTGTTCGCCTGGCCGGGGCTGGGCTCGCTGTTCTACTCCGGACTGCGGGTGCCCGACCTGCCCATCGTGCAGGCGCTGTTCGTCGTCTTCGCAGGCTCGGTCATCCTCATGAACCTGCTCGCCGACCTGGTCTATCCGCTGCTGGACCCGCGGGTGCGCACATGA
- a CDS encoding O-methyltransferase, which translates to MTRTSESLTPELHDYLVAHGAPVDPVLADLAEETARLYPDLTTMQIGPEQGTFMTLLARIAGARDVVEVGTFTGYSAICMARGIPDDGTLLALDISEEWTSLARRYWERDGIAHKVDLRIGPALESLRALSPETRFDLAFIDADKEGYIGYWDELVPRMRPGGVLLVDNTLSHGRVIDPAEDSAAVQGIRDFNDHALADERTELVLLPVGDGLTMARKRD; encoded by the coding sequence GTGACTCGGACTTCGGAATCCCTCACCCCGGAACTGCACGACTACCTGGTGGCCCACGGCGCCCCGGTCGACCCGGTGCTGGCCGACCTCGCCGAGGAGACCGCGCGGCTCTACCCCGACCTGACGACGATGCAGATCGGGCCGGAGCAGGGCACGTTCATGACCCTGCTCGCCCGCATCGCCGGCGCCCGCGACGTCGTGGAGGTCGGCACCTTCACCGGCTACTCCGCGATCTGCATGGCGCGCGGCATCCCCGACGACGGCACGCTGCTGGCCCTGGACATCAGCGAGGAGTGGACCTCCCTCGCGCGGCGCTACTGGGAGCGCGATGGGATCGCGCACAAGGTCGACCTGCGCATCGGCCCGGCACTGGAGTCGCTGCGCGCGCTTTCCCCCGAGACGCGCTTCGACCTGGCCTTCATCGACGCCGACAAGGAGGGCTACATCGGCTACTGGGACGAACTCGTGCCGCGCATGCGCCCGGGCGGCGTGCTGCTGGTGGACAACACCCTCTCCCACGGCCGCGTCATCGACCCGGCCGAGGACTCCGCGGCGGTGCAGGGCATCCGCGACTTCAACGACCACGCCCTGGCCGACGAGCGCACCGAGCTGGTGCTGCTGCCGGTGGGCGACGGTCTGACCATGGCGCGCAAGCGGGACTGA